A genomic region of uncultured Roseibium sp. contains the following coding sequences:
- a CDS encoding TAXI family TRAP transporter solute-binding subunit, with protein MMFDILKSAGLACGLLFSVSIAQAEELRIGTASLGGAFYPMGQSISNLVNKHAGGDITMVPVVTGGSVQNPRLIDSGEVEIAITNNNLAVLAVNGKGPYKSGAIEMSAVAALHPSVLHMIVLEGSDIQTIEDIKGKRVAVGPAGGGTLGFMNFLLPLHGMSMDDITPSFLSYSDGFSQLSDGNVDAAFALSGYPAGAVMQAAAGNKLRFISFSDGILDKALEKNGAFKAVAIPADVYGTAEPGTVIGVNNMLIVPNTLSADVVEKIVSSVFDNLEEFQAENANAKQIDPANSLKLAIPLHEGAARYFNK; from the coding sequence ATGATGTTTGATATTCTGAAATCAGCGGGTCTCGCGTGCGGACTGCTTTTCTCGGTCTCGATTGCGCAGGCGGAAGAGCTGCGCATCGGCACGGCGAGCCTGGGCGGTGCCTTTTACCCGATGGGACAGAGCATCTCCAACCTCGTCAACAAACATGCGGGCGGGGACATCACGATGGTGCCGGTCGTCACCGGCGGATCTGTCCAGAACCCGCGGCTCATCGACAGCGGCGAGGTCGAGATCGCTATCACCAATAACAATCTCGCCGTGCTGGCCGTCAACGGGAAGGGCCCCTACAAGAGCGGTGCGATCGAGATGAGTGCGGTTGCAGCGCTGCACCCGAGCGTTCTGCACATGATCGTGCTGGAAGGCTCGGATATCCAGACCATCGAAGATATCAAGGGCAAGCGCGTTGCGGTCGGTCCGGCAGGCGGCGGTACACTCGGCTTCATGAACTTCCTGTTGCCGCTGCATGGCATGTCCATGGATGACATCACACCCAGCTTTCTGTCCTATTCGGACGGTTTCAGCCAGCTGAGCGACGGCAATGTCGACGCGGCATTTGCGCTGTCCGGCTATCCGGCGGGTGCCGTGATGCAGGCCGCGGCTGGCAACAAGCTGCGTTTCATCAGCTTTTCGGACGGCATACTCGACAAGGCCCTGGAAAAGAACGGCGCCTTCAAGGCGGTCGCGATTCCGGCCGACGTCTACGGCACCGCGGAACCCGGAACGGTGATCGGCGTCAACAACATGCTCATCGTGCCGAACACGTTGTCGGCGGATGTCGTGGAGAAAATCGTGTCCTCGGTGTTCGACAATCTTGAGGAATTCCAGGCGGAGAACGCGAATGCCAAACAGATCGATCCGGCGAATTCCCTGAAACTGGCCATTCCGCTGCACGAAGGCGCGGCGCGCTATTTCAACAAATGA
- the mscL gene encoding large conductance mechanosensitive channel protein MscL gives MINEFKDFIAKGNVMDMAVGIIIGAAFTAIVTSLVGDLINPIIGLVSGGVDFTNNYAVLAGEVPAGASLEAAREAGASVFAYGAFIMAVINFLIIAWVVFMLVKSVNRIKDAATPEEEPAPEEPKGPTTEELLAEIRDVLKAKA, from the coding sequence ATGATTAATGAATTCAAGGATTTCATCGCCAAAGGCAATGTCATGGACATGGCGGTCGGTATCATCATCGGTGCCGCTTTCACGGCAATCGTGACATCCCTGGTCGGGGATCTGATCAACCCCATCATCGGACTGGTGTCCGGCGGCGTCGATTTCACCAACAACTACGCGGTTCTCGCGGGTGAAGTGCCCGCAGGTGCGTCGCTGGAGGCAGCGCGCGAAGCCGGAGCGTCCGTGTTCGCCTACGGCGCGTTCATAATGGCCGTCATCAATTTTCTGATCATCGCCTGGGTCGTGTTCATGCTGGTCAAGTCGGTCAACCGGATCAAGGACGCGGCAACACCCGAGGAAGAACCCGCGCCGGAAGAACCAAAAGGTCCGACAACCGAGGAACTTCTTGCCGAAATCCGCGACGTCCTGAAGGCAAAAGCCTGA
- the adhP gene encoding alcohol dehydrogenase AdhP, with protein MPKMNAAVVREFGAPLDLCEVEKPEVKDGKIVVKVVASGVCHTDLHAANGDWPVKPSPPFIPGHEGVGFVAEVGAGVTSVKEGDRVGIPWLHSACGHCRHCMGGWETLCTDQQNTGYSVNGGFADYVLADPDYVGHLPDRLEFAPAAPVLCAGVTVYKGLKETDTRPGQTVVISGIGGLGHMAVQYAKAMGLHVIAVDIADDKLKLATSLGADQVINAMETDPVAEVQAGGGAEGVLVTAVAGKSFEQGVGMLARGGTMSLVGLPPEDFPLSIFDTVLNRKTIRGSIVGTRLDLAESLQFAAEGLVHSHYTEETLSDVNSIFDRMKAGTIDGRIVMAI; from the coding sequence ATGCCAAAGATGAATGCCGCCGTTGTTCGCGAATTCGGAGCTCCGCTCGATCTGTGCGAGGTTGAGAAACCGGAGGTCAAGGATGGCAAGATCGTCGTGAAAGTCGTGGCGTCGGGTGTCTGCCACACCGACCTGCATGCGGCGAACGGCGACTGGCCGGTCAAGCCGAGCCCGCCCTTCATTCCCGGTCACGAGGGCGTCGGGTTTGTCGCCGAGGTCGGTGCCGGGGTCACCTCCGTGAAAGAGGGGGACCGGGTTGGCATACCCTGGCTCCATTCGGCCTGCGGGCATTGCAGGCACTGCATGGGCGGTTGGGAAACGCTCTGCACCGATCAGCAGAATACCGGTTACAGCGTGAACGGCGGCTTTGCCGATTATGTTCTGGCGGATCCGGACTATGTCGGGCACCTTCCGGACAGGCTGGAATTTGCGCCCGCCGCGCCGGTTCTGTGCGCGGGCGTGACGGTCTACAAGGGTCTCAAGGAAACGGACACGCGGCCGGGACAGACCGTGGTGATCTCCGGTATCGGAGGTCTCGGCCACATGGCGGTACAATATGCCAAGGCCATGGGTCTTCACGTGATCGCGGTCGATATCGCCGACGACAAACTGAAGCTTGCCACGTCTCTTGGTGCGGATCAGGTCATCAATGCGATGGAGACGGACCCGGTTGCGGAAGTGCAGGCTGGCGGCGGCGCCGAGGGCGTGCTCGTGACAGCCGTGGCCGGCAAGTCATTCGAGCAGGGCGTCGGGATGCTGGCGCGCGGCGGCACGATGAGCCTTGTCGGATTGCCGCCCGAGGATTTCCCGCTTTCCATTTTCGACACGGTGCTGAACCGCAAGACGATACGCGGTTCCATTGTGGGAACGCGCCTCGATCTTGCCGAGTCGCTGCAATTTGCCGCCGAAGGCCTTGTGCATTCGCACTACACGGAAGAAACGCTTTCGGACGTGAACAGCATATTCGACCGCATGAAAGCCGGCACCATCGACGGCAGGATTGTCATGGCGATCTGA
- the cyoD gene encoding cytochrome o ubiquinol oxidase subunit IV, with protein MDHSAERSLSTYLTGFALAVVLTAIPFALVWGGLLTGPAVYAVIAVAAVLQVVVHLVFFLHMDFKSTPGENFFFLGFAAVLICIMVGGSLWIMMDLHHRMM; from the coding sequence ATGGATCATTCAGCTGAACGCAGTCTGTCGACCTACCTGACGGGTTTTGCGCTTGCCGTCGTTCTGACCGCGATTCCCTTCGCGCTCGTCTGGGGCGGTCTGCTGACCGGCCCTGCGGTCTACGCAGTGATAGCGGTTGCCGCCGTTCTTCAGGTCGTTGTGCACCTGGTCTTCTTCCTGCACATGGATTTCAAGTCGACGCCGGGCGAAAACTTCTTCTTCCTCGGTTTTGCCGCCGTTCTGATCTGCATCATGGTCGGCGGCAGCCTGTGGATCATGATGGATCTTCATCACCGCATGATGTGA
- the cyoC gene encoding cytochrome o ubiquinol oxidase subunit III: MSETTLKSELLEHEEKKSLASREFGFWVYLMTDAVIFALLFASYVVLSKNSAAGPTSRELFDLGHTAGETALLLLSSLTFGLATIAMTSDQAGRVVQWLFVTLVLGLGFLAMEMVEFHGMIAQGAGPGTSGFLSAFFTLVGTHGLHVAFGAIGICVMIGQVLVKGLTLPVRSRLVRLGLFWHFLDIVWIGIFSVVYLPGVM; this comes from the coding sequence ATGTCGGAGACGACCCTGAAAAGCGAGCTTCTCGAACACGAAGAGAAAAAGTCCCTCGCATCGCGTGAATTCGGCTTCTGGGTCTACCTGATGACAGACGCCGTCATTTTCGCGCTCCTGTTTGCGTCCTATGTCGTGCTTTCGAAGAACTCTGCGGCAGGTCCAACATCCAGAGAGCTTTTCGATCTCGGTCACACCGCGGGCGAGACCGCTCTCTTGCTGCTGTCCAGCCTGACCTTCGGTCTGGCGACGATCGCCATGACTTCGGACCAGGCAGGGCGCGTTGTTCAGTGGCTTTTCGTGACCTTGGTCCTCGGCCTCGGCTTTCTCGCGATGGAGATGGTCGAGTTTCACGGCATGATTGCCCAGGGCGCGGGTCCGGGAACCAGCGGCTTCCTGTCGGCATTCTTCACGCTCGTCGGGACACACGGGCTTCATGTTGCCTTCGGCGCGATCGGGATCTGTGTGATGATCGGGCAGGTTCTGGTCAAGGGATTGACCCTGCCGGTGCGCTCGCGTCTCGTCCGGCTCGGCCTGTTCTGGCATTTCCTCGATATCGTCTGGATCGGTATCTTTTCCGTCGTTTACCTGCCGGGTGTCATGTAG
- a CDS encoding cbb3-type cytochrome c oxidase subunit I, translating to MLGRLTFEAIPLYSWVAMGGAAVTVGGGLAVFLLITYLRAWKVLWTDWLTSLDHKKIGIMYVVLALVMLVRGFIDALMMRAQQAIALNNEGYLPPEHFEQIFSSHGTIMIFFVAMPFLTGLINIIVPQQIGARDVAFPFLNSVSLFLTAAGAGLVLISLAIGKFSTAGWTGYPPYSGIDYNPGVGVDYWLWALIVSGVGSTASGINFIVTIVKNRCPGMTYMRMPMFTWTTLCISILIAFAFPALTVVAAQLALDRTLGFHFFTNGDGGNMMLFANLLWIWGHPEVYILILPAFGIFSEVVATFSRKRLFGYKSLVYATACIAILSFTVWLHHFFTMGSSANVNAVFGIATMIIAVPTGVKIFDWMFTMYRGRIEFHPSMVFTIGFMVTFVIGGVTGVLLALPPADYLMHNSTFLVAHFHNMLIPGALFGYFAGLNYWFPKAFGFKLDAKWGIRSFWFWIIGFYLAFMPLYVLGFMGMSRRMEHYADPNWQPYLIVAALGAVCVLLGIVCIAIQLYVSAKNWGSARDLTGDPWNGRTLEWATASPPAPYNFAIVPTVKDIDAFHDMKLNGTAYQHPGAYEDIVMPKSSGLGPILGALSFALGFAMVWYIWWLAALAFVLALVCVGIRSCDDASEFIVPAAEVARIEAAHLGQITAADMHDMRDFQPVGPASGAPLPGRA from the coding sequence ATGTTGGGACGTCTGACTTTCGAGGCCATTCCGCTTTATTCCTGGGTTGCAATGGGCGGTGCAGCCGTGACCGTCGGCGGCGGTCTCGCGGTGTTTCTCCTGATCACCTATCTGAGAGCCTGGAAGGTGCTTTGGACCGACTGGCTGACAAGCCTCGATCACAAGAAGATCGGCATCATGTACGTGGTGCTTGCGCTGGTCATGCTCGTACGCGGCTTCATCGATGCCCTGATGATGCGCGCGCAGCAGGCGATCGCGCTCAACAACGAGGGCTATCTGCCGCCGGAGCATTTCGAGCAGATCTTTTCCTCGCACGGCACGATCATGATCTTTTTCGTGGCGATGCCGTTTCTGACCGGGCTCATCAACATCATCGTGCCGCAGCAGATTGGTGCGCGCGACGTGGCGTTTCCGTTCCTGAACTCGGTCAGTCTCTTCCTGACGGCAGCGGGGGCGGGGCTGGTGCTGATTTCCCTCGCGATCGGCAAGTTCTCAACCGCAGGCTGGACGGGTTATCCACCCTATTCGGGGATCGACTACAATCCCGGCGTGGGGGTCGATTACTGGCTCTGGGCGCTGATCGTCAGCGGCGTCGGCAGTACGGCGTCCGGGATCAACTTCATCGTGACGATCGTCAAGAACAGGTGCCCGGGCATGACCTATATGCGCATGCCGATGTTCACGTGGACGACGCTGTGCATTTCCATCCTGATCGCATTCGCCTTTCCGGCTCTGACCGTGGTCGCCGCGCAGCTGGCCCTGGACCGGACACTCGGCTTCCATTTCTTCACCAACGGGGACGGCGGCAACATGATGCTGTTCGCCAATCTTCTCTGGATCTGGGGTCATCCGGAGGTCTATATCCTGATCCTGCCGGCTTTCGGGATCTTTTCGGAAGTCGTGGCGACGTTCTCCCGAAAACGCCTGTTCGGTTACAAATCTCTGGTCTATGCGACCGCGTGCATCGCGATCCTCTCCTTCACGGTCTGGCTGCACCACTTCTTCACGATGGGGTCTTCGGCCAACGTGAACGCGGTATTCGGCATTGCAACCATGATCATCGCCGTGCCGACGGGCGTGAAGATCTTCGACTGGATGTTCACCATGTACCGGGGCCGGATCGAGTTCCATCCGTCGATGGTGTTCACGATCGGCTTCATGGTGACTTTCGTCATCGGAGGCGTGACCGGCGTTCTGCTCGCGCTGCCGCCGGCCGACTACCTGATGCACAATTCCACCTTCCTCGTGGCGCATTTTCACAACATGCTGATACCCGGCGCGTTGTTCGGTTACTTTGCCGGTCTGAACTACTGGTTCCCGAAGGCCTTCGGTTTCAAGCTCGACGCCAAGTGGGGGATCCGTTCCTTCTGGTTCTGGATCATCGGATTTTATCTCGCCTTCATGCCGCTCTACGTGCTCGGATTCATGGGCATGAGCCGGCGCATGGAGCACTACGCCGATCCGAACTGGCAGCCTTACCTGATCGTGGCCGCGCTCGGTGCTGTCTGCGTGCTGCTGGGTATCGTCTGCATTGCGATCCAGCTTTACGTTTCGGCGAAGAACTGGGGGTCGGCGCGTGACCTGACCGGCGACCCCTGGAACGGTCGGACACTGGAGTGGGCAACCGCGTCGCCGCCGGCGCCTTACAACTTTGCCATCGTGCCGACCGTGAAAGACATCGACGCCTTCCACGACATGAAGCTCAACGGAACCGCCTATCAGCATCCGGGAGCTTACGAGGATATCGTCATGCCAAAGAGCAGCGGGCTTGGCCCGATCCTTGGGGCACTGTCATTCGCGCTCGGGTTCGCCATGGTCTGGTACATCTGGTGGCTTGCAGCGCTGGCCTTTGTCCTGGCTCTTGTCTGTGTGGGCATCCGGTCCTGCGACGACGCCAGTGAGTTCATTGTTCCGGCGGCGGAGGTCGCACGGATCGAGGCGGCTCATCTGGGGCAGATAACCGCAGCGGACATGCATGACATGCGCGACTTCCAGCCGGTCGGCCCAGCTTCGGGCGCACCTCTGCCGGGGAGGGCGTGA
- the cyoA gene encoding ubiquinol oxidase subunit II — translation MNIPRTFCSVLKLIGFAGVLGIALILQGCGLSNAPVLHPKGPIALAERDLLFTAFWVMMIVAIPAIVLTLLFVWRYRRGAKTAAYAPDWDSSWKIEMVVWLVPAAIIVVLGALVWQSTHKLDPYKKISSDKAAFKVQAIALDWKWLFLYPDLGVASVNELAFPADRPLSIEITSDTVMNSLMIPALGGQIYAMAGMRSELNLLADEPGTFMGRNTMYSGDGFPDQHFKAHAMSEADFNTWKTKVAGQEASLDCERYLQLHKQSVADPVTYYSSFETDLFKLILRKYAPAAGPDASGAAERFCREAA, via the coding sequence GTGAATATCCCGCGAACCTTCTGTTCTGTCTTGAAGTTGATCGGTTTTGCCGGTGTCCTCGGGATAGCACTGATCCTGCAGGGCTGCGGCCTTTCGAATGCTCCTGTCCTTCATCCGAAGGGGCCGATCGCCCTGGCGGAGCGGGACCTTCTCTTCACTGCATTCTGGGTGATGATGATCGTTGCGATCCCGGCGATCGTCCTGACGCTCTTGTTCGTCTGGCGCTACAGGCGTGGCGCCAAGACAGCTGCTTATGCACCTGATTGGGACAGTTCCTGGAAAATCGAGATGGTGGTCTGGCTGGTGCCGGCCGCAATCATTGTCGTTCTCGGAGCGCTGGTCTGGCAATCCACGCATAAGCTTGATCCCTATAAGAAAATCTCGTCGGACAAGGCTGCCTTCAAGGTGCAGGCGATCGCCCTCGACTGGAAATGGCTGTTCCTTTACCCGGATCTCGGCGTTGCCAGCGTCAACGAGCTTGCCTTCCCGGCGGACCGTCCGCTCTCGATCGAGATCACATCGGATACGGTCATGAACTCGCTCATGATCCCGGCGCTGGGCGGCCAGATCTACGCCATGGCGGGCATGCGGTCCGAGCTAAATCTCCTGGCGGACGAACCCGGCACCTTCATGGGCCGGAACACGATGTACTCCGGCGACGGGTTTCCGGACCAGCACTTCAAGGCGCATGCGATGAGCGAAGCGGACTTCAACACCTGGAAGACCAAGGTTGCCGGGCAGGAGGCATCACTTGACTGCGAACGCTACCTGCAGCTGCACAAGCAGAGTGTCGCCGATCCCGTCACCTATTATTCGTCCTTCGAGACCGACCTGTTCAAATTGATCCTGCGGAAATACGCGCCGGCCGCTGGACCCGATGCAAGCGGGGCGGCCGAACGCTTCTGCAGGGAGGCTGCGTGA
- the phnX gene encoding phosphonoacetaldehyde hydrolase, producing the protein MSKFKAVVFDWAGTMIDFGSFAPMGVFVKAFEEFGISASIEQARGPMGKPKWDHIRDMMDDPGIAAQWTAKHGAAPTVADVDKVYEIFVPMNEKVVADFADLVPGAAEVVKTLRAKGLKIGSTTGYTRSIMENVLPKAAEQGYEPDNLVCSDDLPEGRPGPLGMYKCFVDLVAYPPAAVIKVDDTEPGIAEGVAAGCLTVGLALSGNYAGKTPAELAALSESEVDSLRQHATAKLKAAGANFVIDTVADLPALMEKLDAE; encoded by the coding sequence ATGAGCAAGTTCAAAGCCGTGGTCTTCGACTGGGCCGGAACCATGATCGACTTCGGTTCGTTCGCGCCGATGGGTGTCTTCGTCAAGGCATTCGAGGAGTTCGGTATTTCGGCATCGATTGAACAAGCGCGCGGGCCGATGGGAAAGCCCAAGTGGGATCATATCCGCGACATGATGGACGATCCCGGCATTGCCGCACAGTGGACGGCTAAACATGGCGCGGCACCAACCGTTGCCGATGTCGACAAGGTCTACGAGATCTTCGTCCCCATGAATGAAAAGGTCGTGGCGGATTTTGCGGACCTCGTGCCTGGCGCGGCCGAGGTGGTCAAGACCCTGAGAGCCAAGGGCCTCAAGATCGGCTCTACCACGGGTTACACGCGCTCAATCATGGAAAACGTCCTGCCAAAGGCGGCCGAACAGGGCTACGAGCCGGACAACCTTGTTTGTTCGGACGATCTTCCTGAAGGCCGGCCTGGCCCGCTTGGCATGTACAAGTGTTTCGTGGACCTGGTTGCCTATCCGCCTGCGGCCGTAATCAAGGTGGATGACACGGAACCGGGGATTGCGGAGGGGGTTGCGGCGGGCTGCCTGACAGTCGGCCTCGCTCTGTCCGGCAACTACGCCGGCAAGACACCTGCAGAACTCGCAGCACTTTCGGAAAGCGAAGTCGATAGCTTGCGCCAACATGCAACGGCCAAGCTGAAGGCGGCGGGAGCGAATTTCGTCATAGATACGGTTGCCGATCTGCCGGCGCTGATGGAAAAACTTGACGCTGAATGA
- a CDS encoding trypsin-like peptidase domain-containing protein, translating into MRLIRRGHQLAGLKSWLPACVSVALALVITPAPIQAAHANAELKVIDSTDYPWHSIGRVNRAGYKSVSSCTGTLIAPNLVLTAAHCIVNSKTKKMLPADEVLFIAGVRRDKYAARLEAQCLLVPDGYVPTGRPRIGDIRKDLGLIVLKEPSTLFPLPPLTPDESRRLRQSTRFLSVGYRRSRPYLPTVVSSCSILGSQEDVWITDCNTESGASGGPLMVNTIFGPRVAAIMSSKINDERSIVVPFPEWQDLIASASCEGARADEALLTGEEDDQKAN; encoded by the coding sequence ATGCGCCTTATCAGACGCGGACACCAACTTGCCGGATTGAAAAGCTGGCTCCCGGCCTGTGTTTCAGTAGCCTTGGCCCTGGTGATCACGCCAGCCCCGATTCAAGCCGCACATGCAAATGCCGAACTTAAAGTGATCGACAGCACGGATTATCCCTGGCATTCGATCGGACGTGTCAACCGGGCCGGCTACAAGTCGGTTTCCAGTTGCACCGGCACCTTGATCGCGCCCAATCTTGTTCTCACAGCAGCGCACTGCATCGTCAATTCCAAAACAAAGAAGATGCTGCCGGCTGACGAAGTGCTTTTCATCGCAGGGGTCAGGCGAGACAAGTACGCAGCTAGGCTCGAGGCGCAGTGCCTGCTTGTCCCGGACGGTTACGTTCCGACCGGCCGCCCGAGGATCGGTGATATTCGCAAGGATCTCGGCCTCATTGTGCTCAAGGAGCCCAGCACCCTGTTTCCGCTTCCGCCGCTGACACCGGATGAATCCCGCAGGCTGCGCCAGTCGACGCGCTTTCTCTCGGTCGGATATCGCCGGAGCAGGCCTTACCTTCCCACGGTCGTCTCTTCGTGTTCGATACTCGGAAGCCAGGAAGATGTCTGGATAACCGATTGCAACACCGAGTCGGGCGCCTCGGGAGGACCGCTCATGGTCAACACGATTTTCGGTCCGAGGGTCGCGGCGATCATGTCGTCCAAGATCAATGACGAGCGATCCATTGTCGTGCCATTCCCCGAATGGCAGGACCTTATCGCGTCGGCGTCCTGTGAGGGTGCTCGCGCAGACGAGGCTCTTCTGACCGGTGAAGAAGACGATCAGAAGGCGAATTGA
- a CDS encoding NAD kinase: MNQSAPPPTSTESKAVATRKLAFVASETDEAQRALVALSERYGNVDAHKADIVVALGGDGLMLQTLHAHMASGKPIYGMNRGSVGFLMNEYREDNLPDRLAKADVTTIRPLELTALDEHGKEHKALAINEVSLLRQTSQAARLRISVDGKVRLQELVCDGIIVATPAGSTAYNLSAHGPILPITAQLLALTPISAFRPRRWRGALLPNGAQVDIEILEADKRPVSASADHTEIRHVTCVSVRESTRAKGVIMFDSDHGWDERILSEMFRY, from the coding sequence ATGAACCAATCCGCACCTCCTCCCACGTCGACTGAAAGCAAGGCTGTCGCGACACGCAAGCTTGCCTTTGTCGCAAGCGAGACAGATGAGGCGCAGCGCGCGCTGGTGGCATTGTCGGAGCGCTATGGCAACGTTGATGCCCACAAAGCCGACATTGTTGTCGCTCTCGGCGGCGACGGTTTGATGCTGCAGACACTTCATGCGCACATGGCGAGCGGTAAGCCGATTTACGGAATGAACAGGGGTTCGGTCGGCTTCCTGATGAATGAGTATCGCGAAGACAACCTTCCGGACCGTCTCGCAAAAGCGGATGTGACCACCATTCGGCCGCTCGAACTGACGGCACTCGATGAACACGGCAAAGAGCACAAGGCGCTTGCCATCAATGAGGTCTCGCTGCTGCGCCAGACTTCCCAGGCGGCCCGCCTTCGAATTTCGGTCGACGGGAAAGTCCGGCTGCAAGAACTCGTCTGCGACGGCATCATCGTTGCGACACCTGCCGGCAGCACCGCATACAATCTGTCCGCCCACGGCCCGATCCTGCCGATCACGGCGCAGTTGCTGGCCCTCACCCCGATCAGTGCCTTCCGGCCGAGGAGATGGCGCGGAGCCCTTCTTCCGAATGGCGCACAGGTTGACATCGAGATCCTCGAAGCGGACAAACGACCGGTAAGCGCATCCGCCGATCATACGGAAATCCGCCACGTGACGTGCGTGAGCGTCAGGGAATCCACCCGGGCGAAGGGTGTGATCATGTTCGACTCCGATCACGGATGGGACGAACGTATCCTGTCGGAGATGTTCCGCTACTGA
- a CDS encoding Hpt domain-containing protein, translating to MAETAEDKDYEILTPPTNLRSKVRELSPREAKKFDPVKAAEAAMSRLSGHFGSWMVNETVTLNQAWENVPSDGLTEETLAPLFQAAHNIKGQALTLGFPLVGQVAASFCHLIETVPSPDKLPLELAERYVEAIRAMVMEGAKDEGNSTGVALLETLESVTDEFLKQFPPEPDDA from the coding sequence ATGGCCGAAACTGCCGAGGACAAGGACTACGAAATCCTGACTCCCCCGACCAACCTGCGGAGCAAGGTTCGGGAACTGTCGCCGCGGGAAGCCAAGAAATTCGATCCGGTCAAGGCCGCCGAAGCCGCCATGAGCCGGCTGTCGGGCCACTTCGGCAGCTGGATGGTGAACGAAACCGTCACGCTCAATCAGGCATGGGAAAACGTTCCGTCCGACGGTCTTACGGAAGAAACGCTCGCGCCCCTCTTTCAGGCCGCTCACAACATCAAGGGCCAGGCCCTGACCCTCGGCTTCCCGCTCGTCGGGCAGGTTGCCGCAAGTTTCTGCCATCTGATCGAGACAGTGCCCTCGCCCGACAAGCTCCCGCTGGAACTTGCGGAACGTTACGTCGAAGCCATCCGTGCAATGGTCATGGAAGGCGCCAAGGACGAAGGCAACTCCACCGGGGTCGCATTGCTCGAAACGCTGGAAAGCGTCACGGACGAGTTCCTGAAGCAGTTTCCGCCCGAACCGGACGACGCCTGA
- a CDS encoding DMT family transporter yields the protein MQSATGGALSQASMGILLMCAGIASLSVSDAIAKALTSSYTPIQILFMRNLIALPFAVLIALKMGGAGALRSYRPAAHLLRGVLWLVAAGLFFTSLKYLEIAEATALVFMAPVFITAISAVALKETVGWRRWLAVLAGFAGVLIVVRPGAGTFQNASLLPIVVAFFYAVLMISARWVDPRESVWTLMLYLVGAGALLSALVVPFVWVSIRPDDMWLFIGIAIFGTAGITLITQAFRFARSATLAPFEYSALIWATLLGWLIWDEIPDFLTYVGAAFIILSGCYIVFREQRLATDAAD from the coding sequence ATGCAATCTGCGACGGGCGGCGCGTTGTCCCAGGCCTCGATGGGAATTCTTCTCATGTGCGCAGGTATCGCCAGCCTGAGCGTGAGTGATGCGATCGCAAAGGCTCTGACGTCCTCCTATACGCCCATACAGATCCTGTTCATGCGCAATCTTATTGCCCTGCCGTTCGCGGTGCTGATTGCATTGAAAATGGGCGGTGCCGGCGCCTTGCGCTCCTATCGCCCGGCAGCGCACCTGCTGCGCGGTGTACTCTGGCTTGTCGCTGCGGGACTGTTTTTCACCAGCCTGAAATATCTGGAAATCGCAGAGGCAACAGCCCTCGTTTTCATGGCACCCGTTTTCATCACCGCCATTTCCGCGGTCGCGCTCAAGGAGACAGTCGGCTGGCGCCGGTGGCTTGCGGTGCTTGCCGGATTCGCCGGCGTTCTTATCGTGGTCAGACCGGGAGCAGGGACGTTCCAGAATGCGTCTTTGCTGCCGATCGTGGTCGCATTCTTCTACGCTGTCCTCATGATCAGCGCGCGCTGGGTCGATCCGCGCGAAAGCGTCTGGACCTTGATGCTCTATCTTGTCGGGGCCGGCGCCCTGCTGAGCGCGCTGGTCGTCCCCTTCGTCTGGGTCTCGATCCGGCCGGACGACATGTGGCTGTTCATCGGAATAGCGATCTTCGGAACCGCAGGCATAACGCTGATCACGCAGGCTTTCCGCTTCGCACGCTCGGCGACGCTTGCCCCATTCGAATACAGCGCCCTTATCTGGGCAACGCTGCTCGGTTGGCTGATCTGGGACGAGATTCCGGACTTTTTGACTTATGTTGGTGCGGCATTCATCATCCTGAGCGGCTGCTACATCGTTTTCCGGGAGCAGCGGCTGGCAACTGATGCCGCGGACTGA